A genomic window from Solanum stenotomum isolate F172 chromosome 10, ASM1918654v1, whole genome shotgun sequence includes:
- the LOC125842425 gene encoding 3-oxoacyl-[acyl-carrier-protein] synthase I, chloroplastic-like: MQAIQSSSLRPSPVDPFLKTIPQFTNVKPLRPKRTPFISASSTTVSAPTREKDPKKRVVITGMGLVSVFGNDVDAYYDKLLAGESGVTLIDRFDASKFPTRFGGQIRGFKADGYIDGKNDRRLDDCLRYCIVAGKKALENADLGSDSDKKIDKERAGVLVGTGMGGLTVFSDGVQALIEKGHRKITPFFIPYAITNMGSALLAIDVGFMGPNYSISTACATSNYCFYAAANHIRRGEADLMIAGGTEAAIIPIGLGGFVACRALSQRNDDPQTASRPWDKDRDGFVMGEGAGVLVMESLEHAMKRGAPIIAEYLGGAVNCDAHHMTDPRADGLGVSSCILSSLEDAGVSPEEVFLVLFLHSFDVLLLLCPLNSQRKAVTGLQERTNCCRYRQYILGHICCPSGTKSNICTSMFSIS, encoded by the exons ATGCAAGCTATCCAATCTTCATCTCTCCGGCCATCTCCGGTCGACCCATTTCTCAAAACCATACCCCAATTCACCAATGTAAAGCCATTGAGACCTAAAAGAACCCCTTTTATCTCAGCTTCATCCACTACAGTTTCAGCTCCGACAAGGGAAAAAGACCCCAAAAAGCGTGTTGTTATAACTGGGATGGGTCTTGTTTCTGTGTTTGGGAATGATGTTGATGCTTATTATGATAAGTTATTAGCTGGTGAAAGTGGGGTTACTCTAATTGATCGATTTGATGCTTCGAAATTTCCTACTAGATTTGGTGGACAAATTAGAGGCTTTAAAGCTGATGGTTATATTGATGGTAAGAATGATAGAAGGCTTGATGATTGTCTCAGGTATTGCATTGTTGCTGGGAAAAAAGCACTGGAAAATGCGGATCTTGGTAGCGACAGCGATAAAAAg ATTGATAAGGAGCGAGCTGGTGTTTTGGTAGGAACAGGAATGGGTGGTCTTACAGTTTTTTCAGATGGCGTCCAAGCCTTAATTGAAAAGGGTCACAGGAAAATTACTCCATTTTTCATACCATATGCCATAACAAATATGGGTTCGGCCTTGCTTGCAATTGATGTTGGTTTCATGGGACCAAACTACTCGATTTCAACTGCTTGTGCTACCTCCAACTATTGTTTCTATGCTGCTGCAAATCACATCCGTCGAGGTGAAGCTGATTTGATGATAGCTGGTGGAACTGAAGCTGCCATAATTCCTATTGGGTTGGGAGGTTTTGTGGCATGCAGAGCTTTGTCTCAAAGAAATGATGATCCACAAACTGCTTCTAGACCGTGGGACAAAGATAGAGACGGCTTTGTTATGGGAGAGGGAGCTGGAGTGTTG GTGATGGAAAGTTTGGAGCATGCAATGAAACGAGGAGCACCTATAATTGCAGAATACTTGGGTGGTGCAGTAAATTGTGATGCACATCACATGACCGACCCCAGAGCTGATGGACTTGGTGTTTCTTCATGTATCCTTAGTAGCCTTGAAGATGCTGGAGTGTCACCAGAAGAGGTATTTTTGGTTCTCTTCCTCCACTCATTTGATGTTCTACTTTTGTTATGTCCACTCAATAGTCAAAGAAAAGCAGTAACTGGGCTGCAGGAAAGAACAAATTGCTGTAGATATAGACAATATATATTAGGTCATATCTGTTGTCCTTCAGGCACTAAATCCAACATTTGTACTTCCATGTTCTCCATTTCATGA